A window of Haloarchaeobius litoreus contains these coding sequences:
- the htpX gene encoding zinc metalloprotease HtpX, whose amino-acid sequence MQWKADWGLRLRMFVTMFLLTAVYLAFIGALSVYLGFGFTGIVLVFALFSGAQWFFSDKLTLWSMGAKEVSEDEYPELHGMVRRLSQQADVPVPKVAVVDSQVPNAFATGRSQKHSAVAVTTGLLKTLNRDELEGVLAHELAHVKNRDVMVMTIASFLSTIAFLVVRFGFFFGGGRNRNNGGVFVAIAVSLVVWIISYLLIRALSRYREFAADRGAAVITGKPAALASALASISGGMERAPKEDMREQAEMNAFFIFPVSGGTITRLFSTHPSMERRIDALQQLEREMEAT is encoded by the coding sequence ATGCAATGGAAAGCGGACTGGGGGCTACGGCTCCGCATGTTCGTCACGATGTTCCTGTTGACGGCGGTGTATCTCGCCTTCATCGGGGCGCTGTCGGTGTATCTCGGGTTCGGTTTCACCGGCATCGTCCTGGTGTTCGCGCTGTTCTCCGGCGCGCAGTGGTTCTTCAGCGACAAGCTCACGCTGTGGAGCATGGGGGCGAAGGAGGTGAGCGAGGACGAGTACCCCGAGCTCCACGGGATGGTCCGCCGGCTCTCCCAGCAGGCCGACGTGCCCGTCCCGAAGGTCGCAGTCGTCGACTCGCAGGTGCCCAACGCGTTCGCGACCGGTCGCTCGCAGAAGCACTCGGCCGTCGCCGTGACGACCGGGCTGCTGAAGACGCTGAACCGCGACGAGCTGGAGGGCGTCCTCGCCCACGAGCTCGCCCACGTCAAGAACCGCGACGTGATGGTCATGACGATCGCGTCGTTCCTCTCGACCATCGCCTTCCTCGTGGTCCGCTTCGGCTTCTTCTTCGGCGGGGGCCGCAACCGGAACAACGGCGGCGTCTTCGTCGCCATCGCCGTCTCGCTGGTCGTCTGGATCATCTCCTACCTGCTCATCCGGGCGCTCTCGCGCTACCGCGAGTTCGCGGCCGACCGGGGCGCGGCGGTCATCACCGGCAAGCCCGCGGCGCTGGCGTCCGCGCTCGCCAGCATCTCCGGCGGGATGGAGCGGGCCCCGAAGGAGGACATGCGCGAGCAGGCCGAGATGAACGCGTTCTTCATCTTCCCGGTCAGCGGCGGCACCATCACCCGCCTGTTCAGCACGCACCCCTCGATGGAGCGCCGCATCGATGCCCTCCAGCAGCTCGAACGCGAGATGGAGGCGACCTGA
- a CDS encoding 60S ribosomal export protein NMD3, producing the protein MTDQRSFCPRCGEAMSEAAASDPLGKSDVGVCDDCYFDQFELVDAPERIEVRVCATCGAVFRGRRWVDIGAEDYTDVAIEEVSEALAVHVDAEDVSWQVQPEQVDQNNIRMHCLFSGVVRGQYREAEVTVPVRIARQTCTRCGRIAGDYYASIVQIRALDRTPDSEEIERAKEISNMVVDRMEATGDRNAFVTEMGETDDGLDVKVSTNNIGKQIAAKVVEEFGGAWTDHETLVTEDEDGNEVYRVTYAVRLPPYRPGDVIELADEDDDGGPVLVSSARGNLKGVRVTTGERYEASYEEGDAPDARKLGTVDDGVETSLVAVEDEHSVQVLDPETYQAKTIARPDYFEADGDTVRVLKSRAGLHVLPPEDDDEDDWW; encoded by the coding sequence ATGACCGACCAGCGCTCGTTCTGCCCCCGTTGCGGGGAGGCGATGTCCGAGGCGGCCGCCAGCGACCCGCTGGGCAAGTCCGACGTGGGCGTCTGCGACGACTGCTACTTCGACCAGTTCGAGCTCGTCGACGCGCCGGAGCGCATCGAGGTGCGCGTCTGTGCAACCTGCGGTGCCGTCTTCCGGGGCCGTCGCTGGGTCGACATCGGCGCGGAGGACTACACCGACGTGGCAATCGAGGAGGTGTCGGAGGCGCTCGCGGTCCACGTCGACGCCGAGGACGTCTCCTGGCAGGTCCAGCCCGAGCAGGTCGACCAGAACAACATCCGGATGCACTGCCTGTTCTCGGGGGTCGTACGCGGCCAGTACCGCGAGGCGGAGGTGACGGTGCCCGTCCGTATCGCCCGCCAGACCTGCACCCGGTGTGGGCGCATCGCCGGGGACTACTACGCCTCCATCGTCCAGATTCGTGCGCTCGACCGCACCCCAGACAGCGAGGAGATCGAGCGCGCGAAGGAGATCTCGAACATGGTCGTCGACCGGATGGAGGCGACGGGCGACCGGAACGCGTTCGTCACCGAGATGGGCGAGACCGACGATGGGCTCGACGTGAAGGTCTCGACGAACAACATCGGCAAGCAGATCGCCGCGAAGGTGGTCGAGGAGTTCGGCGGGGCCTGGACCGACCACGAGACGCTCGTCACCGAGGACGAGGACGGCAACGAGGTGTACCGCGTCACCTACGCCGTCCGCCTCCCGCCGTACCGACCCGGCGACGTCATCGAACTCGCGGACGAGGACGACGACGGCGGCCCGGTGCTCGTCAGCAGTGCCCGCGGCAACCTGAAGGGTGTCCGGGTCACGACCGGCGAGCGCTACGAGGCCAGCTACGAGGAGGGGGACGCCCCGGACGCCCGGAAGCTCGGCACCGTCGACGACGGCGTCGAAACCTCGCTGGTCGCCGTCGAGGACGAGCACTCCGTGCAGGTGCTCGACCCGGAGACGTACCAGGCGAAGACCATCGCCCGGCCGGACTACTTCGAGGCGGACGGCGACACGGTTCGGGTACTGAAGAGCCGCGCCGGCCTGCACGTCCTCCCGCCCGAGGACGACGACGAGGACGACTGGTGGTGA